In Cryptococcus depauperatus CBS 7841 chromosome 4, complete sequence, a single window of DNA contains:
- a CDS encoding allantoicase, producing the protein MTAKSIPLDYFDPQVKPYYVEVSSDALGSQVVACSDDFFASKDNLIKVSPPISLKGQFGPNGALYDGWESRRHNSTYDWVIIRLATPSTSLNYVDIDTSHFNGNEAPQSQVFALTILSQEGVLKWTPGNTGWVEVLPIVDLGPNSRHIFELGALGQQGSWGAIMVRMIPDGGIARFRAYGIPHVPFVPKLLPADWQTAAPTNLLSVLIGGRIISCSDAQFSPPGNLLLPGRGFDMSDGWETRRSQESRGKYGPGGELYKKERKEWVIAKLGVQGIIQYVEVDTAFHPGNYPKECSVEATLASDDQLDDANWVTIVRKSPLGPHRQHYFSLEPTVSPISVFSHIRYNVYPDGGSKRVRIFGHPLDSASMDAVQNVDMAVVDDLVIPALPLTPETFKEYGQVIQGFSLPTSAPKGVHVNIANQGTAFKFHRLAFISESYPQGMLQKGGLHIGSVKAKSKLQAGKGARVKLELLERHRHTTQAFIPMGQEEGSEQGAYVIVAALNGEDDRPDLTTVRAFLATAAQGVNYNKGSWHHSLMTVGADLNYAIVEAQTSMAGEILDCEKVDVSTRIHIEIPPYPFDSQRASPLRKPLSKTNGQANGIFLGSSLSSLLPRASHSLDPIPITPENFKPFGHIITTTPSSNHVDTERAPDGLTVKHNRLAPVVSTYPQDSGAVTGIAVFRATKKVGLERSRVFDVRLMERHPYTSQAFIPMGKAEWSGKGEEALSVGGELLVIVAENGIDDRPDPKTVRSFLLPGHQGLSYAPGVWHHPVLVLDSTLDLACIETQIATGVHDTDERDCELLEWQGDKVFARVLVPK; encoded by the exons ATGACTGCAAAAAGTATCCCTCTCGACTACTTCGACCCCCAGGTCAAGCCTTACTATGTCG AGGTCTCCTCGGATGCTCTGGGAAGCCAAGTCGTAGCTTGCTCTGACGACTTTTTTGCCTCAAAAGATAATCTCATCAAGGTATCT CCACCTATATCCTTGAAAGGACAATTCGGCCCGAATGGAGCACTTTACGATGGATGGGAGTCACGGAGACACAATTCTACCTATGACTG GGTTATTATCCGCTTGGCAACACCCAGCACGTCATTAAACTATGTCGACATTGACACCTCGCACTTTAACGGCAATGAAGCGCCTCAATCTCAAGTCTTTGCCCTCACCATCTTGAGCCAAGAGGGCGTTTTAAAATGGACGCCTGGGAATACTGGCTGGGTTGAAGTCTTGCCCATCGTTGATCTTGGTCCTAATAGTAGGCACATCTTTGAGTTGGGTGCACTCGGTCAGCAAGGAAGCTGGGGAGCAATCATGGTCAGGATGATTCCTGATGGTGGCATA GCAAGGTTTAGGGCTTATGGAATTCCACATGTCCCGTTTGTTCCAAAGCTCTTACCAGCTGATTGGCAAACTGCGGCCCCCACTAACCTTCTTTCGGTTCTTATCGGAGGGCGGATTATTTCCTGTTCAGATGCTCAGTTTTCGCCACCAGGTAACTTACTTTTGCCTGGTAGAGGGTTTGACATGTCTGACGGATGGGAGACTCGACGGAGTCAAGAGTCAAGAGGTAAGTATGGGCCTGGTGGAGAGCTTtacaaaaaagagaggaaagagtgGGTGATTGCCAAGCTGGGTGTGCAGGGGATCATTCAGTATGTAGAGGTGGACACTGCGTTTCATCCGGGCAATTATCCCAAGGAGTGCTCCGTGGAGGCCACCCTTGCTTCCGACGACCAACTGGACGACGCAAACTGGGTTACCATTGTGCGCAAGTCACCTCTCGGTCCTCATCGCCAGCACTATTTCTCTCTTGAGCCTACAGTCTCGCCAATCTCGGTATTCTCTCACATCAGATACAATGTCTATCCCGATGGTGGATCTAAACGAGTTAGGATCTTTGGACACCCACTCGATTCTGCCTCGATGGATGCCGTCCAGAATGTAGACATGGCTGTCGTTGACGATTTGGTCATTCCTGCCCTTCCTCTAACGCCAGAAACGTTTAAAGAGTATGGTCAAGTCATCCAAGGGTTTTCCCTGCCCACATCTGCTCCAAAAGGTGTACACGTCAACATCGCTAACCAAGGTACTGCGTTCAAGTTTCACCGTCTTGCCTTCATCTCAGAATCGTATCCCCAAGGGATGCTCCAGAAAGGTGGTCTGCATATCGGCTCAGTGAAGGCTAAGAGCAAGCTGCAAGCTGGGAAGGGTGCTCGGGTTAAGTTGGAGCTTTTAGAGAGACATAGACATACTACCCAGGCATTCATTCCTATGGGCCAGGAGGAGGGAAGCGAGCAGGGAGCATATGTGATTGTAGCAGCTTTGAACGGTGAGGATGACAGGCCAGATTTGACGACAGTGAGAGCATTCCTGGCCACAGCTGCTCAAGGCGTGAACTACAACAAAGGTTCATGGC ATCACTCATTAATGACTGTGGGCGCTGATCTCAACTATGCTATCGTGGAAGCTCAAACTTCTATGGCGGGTGAAATTCTCGACTGTGAAAAAGTTGACGTCTCTACTCGCATTCATATTGAAATCCCTCCATATCCATTTGATTCCCAGCGAGCCTCACCCTTGCGTAAACCGCTATCCAAGACAAATGGGCAAGCCAACGGTATCTTCCTTGGgtcctctctctcttctcttttaccAAGAGCAAGTCACTCTCTCGATCCTATTCCAATTACGCCAGAAAATTTCAAGCCTTTTGGCCATATCATTACCACCActccatcttcaaatcaTGTCGACACTGAAAGAGCTCCCGACGGGCTTACCGTCAAACACAACCGTCTCGCTCCCGTGGTGTCTACTTATCCCCAAGACTCAGGTGCGGTAACAGGCATCGCAGTGTTTCGTGCAACGAAAAAAGTaggattggaaagaagtCGAGTATTTGATGTAAGGCTGATGGAGAGGCATCCGTATACAAGCCAGGCATTTATACCTATGGGCAAAGCCGAA TGGTCAGGTAAAGGTGAAGAAGCTCTTTCTGTTGGAGGAGAGCTCCTCGTGATTGTAGCTGAAAATGGAATCGATGACAGACCTGATCCAAAGACAGTTCGATCATTCCTCCTTCCTGGTCACCAAGGCCTTTCGTATGCTCCAGGAGTGTGGCACCATCCTGTACTTGTCCTTGATTCAACTTTAGATTTGGCATGTATAGAAACTCAGATCGCTACCGGTGTACATGATACCGATGAAAGGGATTGTGAGTTGCTAGAGTGGCAAGGCGACAAAGTGTTTGCTAGAGTGCTAGTGCCAAAGTAA